The following are from one region of the Bos mutus isolate GX-2022 chromosome 18, NWIPB_WYAK_1.1, whole genome shotgun sequence genome:
- the LOC102287782 gene encoding tetrapeptide repeat homeobox protein 2-like, whose translation MSPTWRSAPPKRKRRQRTVYSKEQLEALKEAFLKNEYPSYQDRLRLAAKLHLEEHRVQVWFKNRRAQRSRLEQRQAQGGYQMAGDAPTEPGAPGAPGTPAPAPESAAAAANPNFPDSPGFYSRPPPPSPAGVLPAPEPGISSHHPATWGPAQGVHVYGPTAPTPAPAPAPAPGWPQDPDAPNYCPDPLPVLLPDCAPMFSFQELFSKPSSPLKSVSPVDKDDLGSQRFTNLQGRGHPSPQSPADPEGPERTRAL comes from the exons ATGA GCCCCACGTGGAGGTCAGCGCCCCCAAAGAGAAAGCGGCGCCAGCGCACGGTGTACAGCAAAGAGCAGTTGGAGGCGCTCAAAGAAGCCTTCCTGAAGAACGAGTACCCGAGCTACCAGGACCGCCTGCGCCTGGCGGCCAAGCTCCACCTGGAAGAGCACAGAGTGCAG GTGTGGTTCAAGAACCGCCGGGCCCAGCGCTCCCGTCTGGAGCAACGACAGGCCCAGGGAGGATACCAGATGGCCGGCGATGCGCCCACGGAACCCGGAGCCCCCGGAGCCCCCGGgactcccgcccccgccccggaaTCTGCTGCCGCAGCTGCGAACCCCAATTTCCCAGACAGCCCGGGATTCTACAGCCGccctcctccccccagccccgCGGGGGTGCTCCCAGCGCCCGAGCCTGGCATCTCCAGCCACCACCCGGCCACGTGGGGCCCGGCACAGGGCGTCCACGTGTATGGTCCGACTGCTCCAAcgccggccccggccccggccccggccccgggctGGCCTCAGGACCCCGACGCCCCGAACTACTGCCCAGATCCTCTTCCGGTTCTGCTTCCTGACTGTGCCCCGATGTTCTCATTCCAGGAGCTCTTTTCCAAACCCTCCTCTCCCTTGaaatctgtgtcccctgtggACAAGGATGATTTAGGCTCCCAGCGGTTCACAAATTTACAGGGTCGTGGTCATCCGTCCCCGCAAAGTCCTGCAGACCCCGAGGGGCCAGAGAGGACCAGAGCGCTGTGA